The following are from one region of the Microbacterium sp. BK668 genome:
- a CDS encoding tryptophan-rich sensory protein, giving the protein MSTTSTTHADRSTRTRDIARQVIILVSSVLAIVAAFIGSGAFFGTPIQEAAGGFLDADSTLIAPGTGAFRIWSVIYTGMLAYAIWQVLPGQRNDERQVRIGWWVAASLILNAVWIGVVQADLLYLSLPVIVLLLIVLCRIFVILRRTAPKNRVEAVVADGAIGLYLGWVIIATAANATAILVAAGFEGFGIAPEFWSSVVLAVAAAIGIALAFWGGGRIAPTLSLCWGIAWVAVARFTDEPYSPATGIAAIVAVVLIVAATVVARVRHDRRVRH; this is encoded by the coding sequence GTGTCCACGACATCGACGACCCACGCCGACCGCAGCACCCGGACGCGCGACATCGCGCGCCAGGTCATCATCCTCGTCAGCTCGGTGCTGGCCATCGTCGCCGCGTTCATCGGGTCGGGAGCATTCTTCGGCACTCCCATCCAGGAGGCCGCGGGAGGGTTCCTCGACGCCGACTCGACGCTGATCGCTCCGGGAACGGGCGCTTTCCGCATCTGGAGCGTCATCTACACCGGCATGCTCGCCTACGCGATCTGGCAGGTGCTGCCCGGACAGCGCAACGACGAGCGGCAGGTCCGCATCGGATGGTGGGTCGCCGCGTCGCTCATCCTCAACGCCGTCTGGATCGGCGTCGTGCAGGCGGACCTGCTCTACCTGAGCCTGCCCGTCATCGTGCTGCTTCTCATCGTGCTCTGCCGCATCTTCGTCATCCTGCGTCGCACGGCCCCCAAGAACCGGGTCGAGGCCGTGGTCGCCGACGGCGCCATCGGCCTGTACCTCGGCTGGGTGATCATCGCCACTGCGGCGAACGCCACCGCCATCCTCGTCGCCGCGGGCTTCGAGGGTTTCGGCATCGCCCCCGAGTTCTGGTCGTCCGTCGTCCTCGCCGTCGCCGCGGCCATCGGCATCGCCCTCGCCTTCTGGGGCGGCGGGCGCATCGCCCCGACGCTGTCGCTCTGCTGGGGGATCGCATGGGTCGCCGTCGCACGCTTCACGGACGAGCCGTACTCGCCGGCGACCGGCATCGCCGCGATCGTCGCCGTCGTCCTCATCGTCGCCGCGACCGTCGTCGCGCGTGTGCGCCACGACCGGCGCGTGCGGCACTGA
- a CDS encoding NUDIX domain-containing protein: MTTIRNIAVGLPVRSGHVLVLSGTDRVKRESFHRAIGGGIEFGETAEAAVRREFEEEVGVRLDDVRLLAVVENIFEYEGRPGHEIAHVFAVDSADIDAIGLEAQLQVLDEGSPIRWVRISDAKHPFYPSGVGAILASLDL; encoded by the coding sequence ATGACGACGATCCGGAACATCGCGGTGGGGCTGCCGGTCCGGTCGGGGCACGTGCTGGTGCTCAGCGGCACCGACCGGGTCAAGAGAGAGAGCTTCCACCGCGCGATCGGCGGTGGCATCGAGTTCGGCGAGACCGCCGAGGCGGCCGTCCGCCGCGAGTTCGAGGAGGAGGTGGGGGTCAGGCTGGACGACGTCCGGCTTCTGGCGGTCGTGGAGAACATCTTCGAGTACGAGGGAAGGCCCGGTCACGAGATCGCACACGTCTTCGCGGTGGATTCCGCTGACATCGACGCGATCGGGTTGGAGGCGCAGCTCCAAGTGCTCGACGAAGGAAGCCCCATCAGGTGGGTGCGAATCAGCGACGCGAAGCATCCCTTCTACCCGAGCGGAGTCGGCGCCATCCTCGCCTCGTTGGACCTCTAG